A part of Variovorax sp. HW608 genomic DNA contains:
- a CDS encoding DUF2652 domain-containing protein, translated as MAESSNFSNVLFFIPDIGGFTRFVTETEISHSQHIIRELLELLVDSNEIGLEVSEFEGDAVLFFRTAPPTLEELLAQAKKMFLNFHAHLRERERERVCQCGACARMHQLTLKFIAHSGPASTMEVKGHSKFIGRSIIVAHRLLKNSVPAPEYLLITQETLDHLNDRSALPVPFESGSNRYDELGEVAYRHHSMTCYLDEL; from the coding sequence ATGGCAGAGTCCTCGAACTTTTCCAACGTCCTGTTCTTCATCCCCGACATCGGCGGATTCACCCGGTTCGTCACGGAGACCGAGATTAGCCACAGCCAGCACATCATTCGCGAACTGCTGGAGCTGCTGGTGGATTCCAACGAGATCGGTCTGGAGGTTTCCGAGTTCGAGGGCGATGCCGTGCTCTTCTTCCGCACGGCGCCTCCCACCCTGGAAGAACTCCTGGCGCAGGCCAAGAAGATGTTCCTGAATTTTCACGCGCACCTGAGAGAGCGGGAAAGGGAGCGGGTCTGCCAATGCGGCGCCTGCGCCCGGATGCACCAGCTGACCCTGAAGTTCATCGCGCACAGCGGCCCGGCATCCACCATGGAGGTCAAGGGACATTCGAAATTCATCGGCCGGAGCATCATCGTTGCGCATCGGCTGCTGAAGAACTCGGTACCTGCGCCCGAGTACCTGCTGATCACGCAGGAAACGCTGGATCACCTGAACGACCGGTCTGCGCTGCCGGTGCCATTCGAGAGCGGCAGCAACCGCTACGATGAGCTCGGCGAAGTCGCCTATCGCCATCATTCGATGACCTGCTACCTGGACGAGCTGTAA
- a CDS encoding glycosyltransferase family 2 protein yields MPDVSRTHLVLIPSYNTGERLFSTVAAARAQWNPVWVVIDGSTDSTGERLQALAASEPGLRVSILPTNQGKGAAVLHGLRAARAAGFTHVLTMDSDGQHPADLIPAFMKASMGRPETMVLGRPVFDASAPLLRVRGRRISNGWTQLETLFAGIGDSLYGFRVYPLAELLAVMEAQPWMRRFDFDTEAVVRLAWRGVKPVNIDAPVKYLSAEEGGVSHFRYGRDNVLLTWMHTRLVIEFIARLPGLLWRRLRRAPPFQP; encoded by the coding sequence ATGCCAGACGTCTCGCGCACCCACCTTGTCCTGATCCCCAGCTACAACACGGGTGAGCGCCTGTTCTCGACGGTCGCGGCCGCCCGCGCGCAATGGAATCCGGTGTGGGTCGTGATCGACGGCAGCACCGACAGCACCGGCGAGCGGCTCCAGGCGCTGGCGGCATCGGAACCCGGCCTGCGCGTTTCGATCCTTCCCACCAACCAGGGCAAGGGTGCCGCCGTGCTGCACGGATTGCGCGCGGCGCGGGCCGCCGGCTTCACGCACGTGCTGACCATGGACTCGGATGGCCAGCATCCCGCCGACCTGATTCCGGCTTTCATGAAGGCCTCCATGGGCCGCCCCGAGACGATGGTGCTGGGCCGCCCGGTGTTCGATGCGAGCGCCCCGCTGCTGCGCGTGCGCGGCCGGCGCATCTCGAACGGCTGGACGCAGCTCGAGACCCTGTTCGCCGGCATCGGCGATTCGCTGTATGGCTTTCGCGTCTATCCCCTTGCCGAACTGCTGGCGGTGATGGAAGCGCAGCCCTGGATGCGCCGCTTCGACTTCGACACCGAGGCCGTGGTGCGGCTCGCCTGGCGCGGCGTGAAGCCGGTCAACATCGACGCGCCGGTGAAATACCTCAGCGCCGAGGAAGGCGGTGTCTCGCACTTCCGCTATGGGCGCGACAACGTGCTGCTGACCTGGATGCACACGCGCCTGGTGATCGAGTTCATCGCCAGGCTGCCCGGTCTGCTGTGGCGCAGGCTGCGCCGCGCGCCGCCGTTCCAGCCCTGA